From Butyricimonas paravirosa, one genomic window encodes:
- the dnaA gene encoding chromosomal replication initiator protein DnaA, whose amino-acid sequence MKRDCKSVWSECLDLIKEQVLPRTFKTWFAPIRALSFKDDVLTIQVPSQYVYECLEEHFVDILRKAVRTAIGPNAKLEYSVVVEESHPRDPLSVTMPSNNMKKVEPNTVYVNGKPDSVAPKNPFERNNNRLQIDPQLNPSYTLDSYIEGSCNRLAKSAAVAIAQNPGGTAFNPLLIYGGSGLGKTHLAQAIGMEVKQNYPNKVVLYVTTNVFQTQFTEAVRKNEINDFLHFYQLIDVLILDDIHELAGKTATQNTFFHIFNHLHQSGKQLILTSDRSPAELSGLEERLLSRFRWGLSAEIKAPDFETRMEIARFKAHKDGIDFSDEVLEYICKYVSNNVRELEGAMISLLAQATFNHKDLTVDVVKDILGKMVKNQKVELTVEHIQQVVCNHFNMAPEMLQEKTRKREVVQARQLAMYFSKTYTNASLAYIGKQIGKKDHTTVLYACKAVTDLMETDRAFKAQVEELQKKLYCRN is encoded by the coding sequence ATGAAAAGGGATTGTAAAAGTGTTTGGTCGGAATGTCTAGACTTGATCAAGGAGCAGGTGTTGCCAAGAACGTTTAAAACTTGGTTTGCACCGATTCGTGCATTGAGTTTCAAAGATGATGTGTTGACAATTCAAGTGCCGAGTCAATATGTTTATGAATGTTTGGAAGAGCATTTTGTGGATATATTGAGAAAGGCTGTTCGTACCGCTATTGGTCCGAATGCAAAACTTGAATATTCGGTTGTAGTAGAAGAGAGCCATCCTCGTGACCCTCTCTCCGTAACGATGCCTTCCAATAACATGAAAAAGGTGGAACCAAACACGGTATACGTGAATGGTAAACCGGATAGTGTTGCCCCTAAAAATCCTTTTGAGCGTAATAATAATCGTTTGCAGATAGACCCTCAATTGAATCCTTCTTACACGTTGGACAGTTATATCGAGGGAAGTTGTAATCGTTTGGCAAAATCTGCTGCCGTGGCTATTGCACAAAATCCGGGAGGTACGGCTTTTAATCCCTTGTTAATATATGGGGGGTCCGGATTGGGGAAAACTCATTTGGCTCAAGCTATCGGTATGGAGGTAAAACAAAATTATCCCAACAAGGTTGTGTTGTACGTGACCACGAATGTTTTCCAGACTCAATTTACGGAAGCCGTACGTAAAAATGAGATAAATGATTTCTTACATTTCTATCAGTTAATTGACGTGTTGATTCTGGATGATATTCATGAGTTGGCCGGTAAGACTGCCACGCAGAATACATTCTTCCATATATTTAATCACTTGCATCAATCGGGAAAGCAATTGATTTTGACATCCGATCGTTCTCCGGCTGAATTGAGTGGTTTGGAAGAACGTTTACTTTCCCGTTTCCGTTGGGGATTGTCTGCCGAGATAAAAGCTCCTGATTTTGAAACTCGTATGGAAATTGCTCGTTTTAAGGCGCATAAAGATGGTATTGACTTCTCGGATGAGGTATTGGAATATATCTGTAAATATGTAAGTAATAACGTGCGGGAATTGGAAGGAGCAATGATTTCTTTGCTGGCCCAGGCTACATTTAACCATAAAGATCTGACAGTTGATGTGGTGAAGGATATTTTGGGTAAAATGGTGAAGAATCAGAAAGTCGAGTTGACCGTGGAACATATTCAGCAGGTTGTTTGTAATCATTTTAACATGGCTCCCGAAATGTTGCAAGAGAAGACGAGAAAGCGGGAAGTTGTTCAGGCTCGTCAGCTGGCCATGTATTTCAGCAAGACTTACACGAATGCATCGTTGGCATACATCGGTAAACAAATTGGTAAGAAGGACCACACAACCGTGTTGTATGCTTGTAAGGCTGTTACCGATCTGATGGAGACCGATCGTGCTTTTAAGGCTCAAGTGGAGGAACTCCAAAAGAAACTTTATTGCCGTAACTAA
- a CDS encoding HU family DNA-binding protein: MDKRKIVKIVAKKNGMSQKDVTMVFDEIFSTMLEGLKEEGHVGVLGFGSFNVKKCAVRHRYVLSTQKVVLYPENKKVIFRVAKQFKFKADGVGEE; the protein is encoded by the coding sequence ATGGACAAGAGAAAAATAGTTAAGATTGTGGCCAAAAAAAATGGCATGTCACAAAAGGATGTGACGATGGTATTTGATGAAATTTTCAGTACGATGTTAGAAGGGTTAAAAGAAGAGGGGCATGTGGGGGTTTTGGGCTTTGGATCTTTCAACGTGAAAAAATGTGCTGTTCGTCATCGATATGTTCTTTCAACCCAAAAAGTCGTTTTGTACCCCGAAAATAAAAAAGTTATTTTTAGGGTGGCGAAACAATTTAAGTTTAAGGCAGATGGAGTAGGAGAGGAGTAA
- a CDS encoding M16 family metallopeptidase codes for MAKKLLIVCALLALISTSLFAQYDMKAPLPMDPNVRIGKLANGLTYYIRHNAEPKERASFYIIQNVGAILENDDQDGLAHFLEHMAFNGTKHFPGRKGITNMLEKHGVEFGRNVNAYTAQDETVYNISEVPTTNPDLLDTCLLVLHDWSHYLLLVDDEIDGERGVISEEWRTRRTPSFRIRAQIMPVLLKDSKYAKRDVIGNLDIIKNFKYQTLRDYYHKWYRPDLQAIAVVGDFDVDQMEKKVKELFSKIPTPVNPAVREEFTVNPHDDIYFVCATDKEVTQSSVSVYIKYPSTPKEEKNHEYLKNSILQSFYNTMLGQRVSELLQKGNPPFINAQAGFGGGIVRGWSTYIISTTAKPNEEAAALEAIYRENERVKKFGFTEGELERAKTNMLVGLESAYKQKDKTTSEDYIGEMQSNFLEGEPIIDFDYYYNFAKAIIPTITVDEVSALAKKHLNRKNMVIVAQGPSEGVKHITKEEAIAVLDKVESSNLEPYKDQVTEASLINEDLKGSKIIATKKLPQFDAEEWTLENGAKVVFRKADYEKDQVQVSSYSKGGTSLYGIDKLASAQVTDQFIGAYGLGDYDAITLRKLLTGKQAQAGVSIGGLSESVGGASTPNDFETLMQLIYLRFEKPRFDKEVHNTMMQRNYAAIENSANNPQKIMQDSVSMIMSNYNPRTLLFGKEFLDKVSIEQIEEIYRDRIKDISDFTFFIVGNIDAETVKPLVEKYLGSVKSYNRKENWVDNKVRGPKGRTEKVIELDLTTPKATVITSFSKEMKTSIHDNLCLNILKGVLDQRYMTNIREKEGGTYGVGVQSGSSKEPYESYSMSMSFDCDPDKAEHLKSLIYAEIDKLMKEGPTQEEIDKVTTILKKNNEQSKPHNAYWMSAIQTYYLRGIDVTDPKNFDDIIDKITTKDVKKFTQKLFKGADVVDMIFRPKSK; via the coding sequence ATGGCAAAAAAATTATTAATCGTGTGTGCTTTATTGGCATTGATCAGCACTAGCTTGTTCGCCCAATATGACATGAAGGCACCACTTCCCATGGATCCGAACGTTCGCATCGGGAAACTAGCTAATGGATTGACTTATTACATCCGCCATAACGCGGAACCCAAAGAACGAGCAAGTTTTTACATCATCCAAAACGTGGGAGCTATCCTGGAAAATGATGATCAAGACGGTTTAGCTCACTTCTTGGAACACATGGCATTCAACGGGACCAAGCATTTCCCGGGAAGAAAAGGTATTACCAACATGTTGGAAAAACACGGTGTTGAATTCGGAAGAAACGTGAATGCTTACACGGCACAAGACGAGACAGTTTACAATATCAGCGAGGTTCCTACAACCAATCCTGATTTATTAGATACTTGTCTACTCGTACTTCACGACTGGTCGCATTATCTTTTATTAGTCGATGACGAAATCGATGGCGAAAGAGGAGTTATCTCTGAAGAATGGAGAACCAGAAGAACCCCGAGTTTCCGTATCCGTGCCCAAATCATGCCGGTATTACTGAAAGACTCTAAATACGCGAAAAGAGATGTTATCGGTAACTTGGACATTATTAAGAATTTCAAATACCAAACCCTTCGTGATTATTATCACAAATGGTATCGTCCGGACCTGCAAGCTATCGCTGTTGTTGGTGATTTCGACGTAGACCAGATGGAGAAAAAAGTAAAAGAATTATTCTCCAAAATCCCGACTCCGGTGAATCCGGCCGTGAGAGAAGAGTTCACGGTTAACCCTCACGACGATATTTACTTCGTATGCGCAACGGACAAAGAAGTAACTCAATCGTCTGTCAGCGTGTATATCAAATACCCCTCTACCCCGAAAGAAGAAAAGAATCATGAATACCTGAAAAATAGTATTCTTCAATCTTTCTACAATACCATGTTGGGACAACGCGTTTCTGAATTACTTCAAAAAGGCAATCCTCCTTTCATTAACGCACAAGCCGGATTCGGTGGCGGCATTGTAAGAGGATGGAGTACTTATATTATTTCTACCACGGCAAAACCGAATGAAGAAGCAGCAGCACTGGAAGCTATCTATCGTGAAAACGAAAGAGTAAAGAAATTCGGTTTCACGGAAGGCGAGCTTGAAAGAGCAAAAACCAACATGCTAGTAGGTTTGGAATCTGCTTACAAACAAAAAGACAAAACTACCTCCGAAGATTATATCGGTGAGATGCAATCTAACTTCCTTGAGGGAGAGCCTATCATAGACTTCGATTACTATTACAATTTTGCTAAAGCTATTATCCCGACCATCACCGTGGATGAAGTTTCAGCTTTAGCTAAAAAACACCTTAACCGGAAAAACATGGTGATCGTGGCACAAGGCCCGTCTGAAGGAGTTAAACACATCACGAAAGAAGAAGCCATCGCCGTGTTGGACAAAGTTGAGAGTTCTAATTTAGAGCCTTATAAAGACCAAGTAACAGAGGCATCTTTAATCAACGAGGACTTGAAAGGTTCCAAGATTATCGCTACCAAAAAATTACCGCAATTCGATGCTGAAGAGTGGACCTTGGAAAACGGGGCAAAAGTAGTATTCCGCAAAGCCGACTACGAAAAAGACCAAGTACAAGTAAGTTCTTACAGTAAGGGTGGTACTTCATTATATGGTATCGACAAATTAGCATCTGCCCAAGTCACAGATCAATTTATCGGGGCTTACGGATTAGGAGACTATGACGCAATAACCTTGAGAAAATTATTAACCGGGAAACAAGCCCAAGCCGGTGTAAGCATTGGCGGTCTTTCAGAATCAGTCGGTGGTGCATCTACTCCGAATGATTTCGAAACCTTGATGCAGCTGATCTACTTGCGTTTCGAGAAGCCTCGTTTCGACAAAGAAGTACACAATACCATGATGCAACGTAACTACGCTGCCATCGAGAACTCAGCCAACAATCCTCAAAAGATTATGCAAGACTCTGTTAGCATGATCATGAGCAATTATAACCCGAGAACATTGTTGTTCGGTAAAGAATTTTTAGATAAAGTCAGTATTGAACAAATCGAGGAGATCTACCGCGACCGTATCAAAGACATCAGCGACTTTACATTCTTCATCGTGGGTAACATTGATGCAGAAACCGTAAAACCATTGGTTGAAAAATACTTGGGATCTGTAAAATCTTACAACCGGAAAGAAAATTGGGTGGATAACAAAGTGAGAGGACCGAAAGGAAGAACTGAAAAAGTTATTGAACTGGATCTGACCACTCCGAAAGCAACTGTAATCACCAGTTTCTCTAAAGAGATGAAAACAAGCATTCACGACAATCTTTGCTTGAATATCTTGAAAGGCGTACTGGATCAAAGATACATGACCAATATCCGTGAAAAAGAAGGTGGAACCTATGGTGTAGGTGTTCAATCTGGATCTTCTAAAGAACCGTACGAAAGCTACAGCATGAGCATGAGCTTTGATTGCGATCCGGATAAAGCAGAACATTTGAAATCATTAATCTATGCCGAAATCGACAAATTAATGAAGGAAGGTCCGACACAGGAAGAGATCGACAAGGTAACTACTATCCTGAAGAAAAATAATGAACAAAGCAAACCTCACAATGCATATTGGATGAGTGCAATTCAAACTTATTATCTTCGTGGAATTGATGTAACTGACCCGAAAAACTTCGATGATATTATTGACAAGATCACAACAAAAGACGTGAAGAAATTCACCCAGAAATTATTCAAGGGTGCCGATGTTGTTGATATGATCTTCCGACCGAAATCAAAATAA
- a CDS encoding M23 family metallopeptidase, with protein MSSKKRKYWNKLRNRYKLTIFNESTYEEVMHLRLSPLHVLTALSTLAVVLIILTIMLIAFTNLREFIPGYPSQQLRRQITQNALRVDSLLNEVQKKDRFLHSIQTILRDENLDTTSFVSMQQNVKVTYDTSMLGMSEEEAGFREIVEKEEKYNLTLGHVSSSDDDFYHFFSPLDGVVTNHFDETTRHYGVDLVAKQNSNVLSVLDGVVIFTDWTIKTGYVIQVQHNGNLVSVYKHNSVLLKKQGDFVRAGEAIAVVGNTGEETTGPHLHFELWQAGKALNPETFIKFK; from the coding sequence ATGAGCAGTAAAAAACGAAAATATTGGAATAAGCTGAGGAACCGCTATAAGTTGACGATATTTAACGAGTCTACTTACGAGGAGGTAATGCACCTTCGGCTCTCTCCGTTGCACGTTCTCACGGCATTAAGTACATTGGCCGTCGTCTTGATTATATTGACTATCATGTTGATTGCTTTCACGAATTTGCGGGAATTCATCCCGGGGTACCCGAGCCAACAGTTGAGACGTCAGATTACACAAAACGCTCTACGGGTTGATTCCCTATTAAACGAGGTGCAGAAGAAGGATCGTTTTCTCCATTCCATACAAACTATTTTGAGAGACGAAAACTTGGACACGACGAGTTTCGTGTCGATGCAGCAGAATGTAAAGGTAACCTATGATACTTCGATGTTAGGTATGTCGGAAGAAGAGGCCGGTTTTCGGGAAATCGTGGAAAAAGAAGAAAAATACAATTTAACCCTTGGGCATGTCAGTTCTTCCGATGATGATTTTTATCATTTCTTCTCACCATTGGATGGGGTGGTAACCAATCATTTTGATGAAACGACTCGTCATTACGGGGTGGATTTGGTGGCCAAGCAAAATTCAAATGTTTTGTCCGTGCTGGATGGCGTGGTCATTTTCACGGATTGGACAATTAAGACGGGTTACGTGATTCAAGTACAGCATAATGGAAATCTGGTTTCAGTATATAAGCATAATTCGGTATTGTTGAAAAAGCAGGGAGATTTTGTTCGTGCGGGAGAGGCGATTGCAGTGGTAGGGAACACGGGCGAAGAAACAACCGGACCGCATTTACATTTCGAGTTGTGGCAAGCGGGAAAAGCATTGAATCCGGAAACATTCATTAAGTTTAAATGA
- a CDS encoding IMPACT family protein, with product MEEDKYRTVNAIAEGLYKEKGSRFISFIYPVKSEEEIKDIVTRLKTKFYDARHHCYAYCLGANRERFRANDDGEPSSTAGKPILGQIISNDLSNVLIVVIRYFGGIKLGVSGLIQAYKEAAADAINHAEIVERTVDEVIHVRFTYVVMNDVMKVLKEEEPDILSRNFEMECEMTLSIRQKDMPRLRERLLKIESLSIEE from the coding sequence ATGGAGGAGGATAAATATAGAACTGTAAACGCGATTGCCGAAGGCCTGTACAAGGAAAAAGGCAGTCGCTTTATTTCTTTTATTTATCCCGTGAAATCCGAAGAAGAGATTAAAGATATTGTTACCAGGCTTAAGACGAAGTTTTATGATGCCCGACACCATTGTTATGCTTATTGCCTAGGGGCAAACCGGGAGCGTTTCCGGGCGAATGATGACGGGGAACCTTCTTCTACGGCGGGTAAACCTATCCTCGGACAGATTATTTCCAATGACTTGTCCAACGTGCTTATCGTGGTGATCCGGTATTTCGGGGGAATTAAGTTAGGGGTATCCGGTTTGATTCAAGCCTATAAAGAAGCTGCTGCCGATGCGATCAATCATGCAGAGATCGTGGAGCGAACGGTAGATGAAGTTATTCACGTGCGTTTTACTTATGTCGTGATGAATGACGTGATGAAAGTATTGAAAGAAGAAGAACCGGACATTTTATCCCGAAATTTTGAGATGGAATGTGAGATGACTTTGTCTATCAGACAGAAAGATATGCCTCGTCTTAGAGAACGTTTGTTGAAAATCGAGTCTTTGAGTATCGAAGAATAG
- a CDS encoding MlaD family protein, which yields MKIRREAKLALTALAAVFILIWGINFLKGSSLFESKSTFYGVYDSVEGLKVSSGVIYRGYQVGQVISIQFTGERFDRVLVKFSVDKGLELPSNTLAMIQSADLMGSKVVALVPGDSHVTAVSGDTLRSQVERGLMEQVSQQMLPLKQKAERLLGSLDSVMLIVQGLFNEETKKNLSNSFGSIDRTLRNLEGASGNLDTLIQGESARISSILQDVNSITGNLRNNNEEISTILGNVSAISDSLRQASLHQTLMSLDYILATTDSIMNKINRGEGTIGALLNDNDLYYNLNQVSENLNRLLVEFRYNPKRFINLSLIDFSSGKNALEEYGVVIFESSERLDINSELYVQNPGLKEIKYKDKYLYIIDSYKKLKPAQRKLDDVIKRYNDAYIVKIDFI from the coding sequence ATGAAAATAAGAAGAGAAGCGAAATTAGCCCTGACCGCGTTGGCTGCGGTTTTTATCTTGATTTGGGGAATAAATTTCTTGAAAGGTTCGTCCTTGTTTGAATCCAAAAGTACATTTTATGGTGTGTATGATAGTGTAGAAGGATTGAAAGTGTCTAGTGGCGTTATTTACCGGGGCTATCAGGTAGGACAAGTAATTTCGATTCAATTTACGGGAGAACGGTTCGATCGGGTACTCGTGAAGTTTTCGGTGGATAAAGGGTTGGAGTTGCCATCAAACACGTTGGCCATGATTCAGAGTGCTGATTTAATGGGTTCAAAAGTCGTTGCTCTGGTACCGGGAGATTCTCACGTGACTGCGGTAAGTGGAGACACCCTGCGGTCCCAGGTGGAGCGTGGACTTATGGAACAGGTAAGCCAGCAAATGTTGCCATTGAAACAGAAAGCCGAGCGTTTGCTGGGATCATTGGATTCAGTGATGTTAATTGTTCAAGGGTTGTTTAATGAGGAAACAAAAAAGAATTTGAGTAATAGTTTCGGAAGTATTGATCGAACGTTACGTAATTTGGAGGGAGCCTCGGGAAATTTGGATACCTTAATACAAGGGGAGTCCGCGAGAATCAGTTCTATCTTGCAGGATGTAAATAGCATCACGGGTAATTTGAGAAATAATAACGAAGAGATTTCTACTATTTTGGGGAATGTATCCGCGATAAGCGATTCTTTACGGCAGGCAAGTTTACACCAGACATTGATGAGCTTGGATTATATTTTGGCTACAACCGATTCGATAATGAATAAAATAAATAGAGGAGAGGGAACGATAGGTGCTCTTTTAAATGATAATGATCTCTATTATAATTTGAATCAAGTGAGTGAAAATTTGAATCGTTTATTAGTTGAGTTCAGGTATAATCCGAAACGCTTTATAAATCTTTCTCTGATTGATTTTTCTTCAGGAAAAAATGCTCTTGAAGAATATGGCGTGGTGATTTTCGAGTCTTCAGAACGATTGGATATTAATTCTGAATTGTATGTGCAAAATCCTGGATTGAAGGAGATTAAGTATAAGGATAAATATCTTTACATCATTGATAGCTACAAGAAATTGAAACCTGCCCAGAGGAAATTAGACGATGTTATAAAGCGTTATAATGATGCTTATATTGTTAAAATTGACTTTATTTGA
- a CDS encoding N-acetylmuramoyl-L-alanine amidase — protein sequence MINQCRFICFLLVIFLLEGSNSLIAQEALGKINCICIDAGHGGKDPGAISGKLREKDITLAIALKLGKMVKSAYPDLNVVYTRTKDVAVDLRERGRIANKAKAQLFISIHVNKFSKSSVRGVETYVLGLHKSEASFQVAMKENEAIHYEEDYSVKYDGFDPKKAESYIMFNFLKNSHLKNSMEFAAPIQKELIARTRMPDREVRQAGFIVLMDVGMPAVLIETGFISNPSDQKILTSESGQTNIARAIFTAFQTYKNNVERNSVVLTGGQDEQKVIPKQTPQVQKQNQKTSTVEKKEVEKNVTTSGKNDLFYAIQVASSKTQIKDLRYLKLKDKVEELKGTDRYRYYVKRTSSYEKALEFQQEVRKTVKDCFIIAVYKGKQITVAEARKLEQKK from the coding sequence ATGATAAATCAGTGCAGGTTCATATGTTTCTTGTTGGTAATCTTTTTATTAGAAGGTTCAAATTCTTTGATTGCACAAGAAGCTTTGGGTAAAATTAATTGTATTTGTATTGATGCCGGACATGGAGGAAAAGATCCGGGAGCTATCAGTGGAAAGCTGAGAGAAAAAGATATAACGTTGGCAATTGCCCTGAAATTGGGGAAAATGGTGAAGAGTGCCTATCCTGATTTGAATGTCGTATACACGAGAACAAAAGATGTCGCCGTAGATTTGAGAGAACGGGGACGGATTGCAAATAAGGCCAAAGCGCAATTGTTTATATCCATTCACGTGAATAAGTTTTCCAAATCAAGCGTGAGAGGCGTGGAAACATACGTGTTGGGGTTGCATAAGTCGGAGGCCAGTTTTCAGGTTGCCATGAAAGAGAACGAGGCTATTCATTACGAAGAGGATTATTCTGTGAAATATGATGGTTTTGATCCGAAAAAGGCAGAGTCATATATCATGTTTAATTTTTTGAAGAATAGTCATTTGAAGAATAGTATGGAATTTGCCGCACCTATACAAAAGGAGTTAATCGCGAGAACTCGTATGCCGGATCGGGAAGTAAGGCAAGCGGGATTTATCGTGTTGATGGACGTGGGGATGCCGGCAGTTCTGATTGAGACCGGTTTTATTTCGAATCCGAGTGATCAAAAGATTTTAACGTCTGAATCGGGACAAACGAATATTGCCCGGGCTATATTTACGGCTTTTCAGACCTATAAGAATAACGTGGAACGTAACAGTGTCGTGTTGACCGGTGGGCAGGATGAACAAAAAGTGATACCAAAACAAACTCCGCAGGTGCAAAAGCAAAACCAGAAAACTTCCACGGTAGAAAAGAAAGAAGTAGAGAAGAATGTTACGACTTCTGGTAAGAATGATTTGTTTTATGCGATACAAGTTGCCTCTTCCAAGACACAAATAAAAGATCTTCGGTATCTGAAATTGAAAGATAAGGTGGAGGAGTTGAAGGGAACAGACCGTTATCGGTATTACGTGAAGAGAACTTCGAGTTACGAGAAAGCGTTAGAGTTTCAACAAGAAGTTCGGAAAACGGTAAAGGATTGCTTTATTATTGCTGTCTATAAGGGAAAACAAATTACCGTGGCTGAGGCAAGAAAGTTAGAACAGAAGAAATAA
- a CDS encoding arginase family protein, which produces MKTIKGQNRINQQNMEKETKTIRLIYPQWQGANIVKLITEVENPDDASRGYVLGAQLLNFLAPDNGQETLTVPVSTEITDRKVIDGVLDRDIIVRQTRAALNMLQVSNPDKIVTLGGECSVSVAPFTYLAQKYKNDVALIWIDAHPDITLPGDIYPGFHAMAVTACMGYGDTKILAELPTRFTPSNILLVGLRNWEREEIKERQKQYGIKHLTPKDVAQNSDAIKTWLKSCGASKVVIHFDMDVLDPAEIIAAVGTDPDGMKMEEVIRVIKDIAAEKELVGLTIAEPMPRTAIRIKNMLHQLPLL; this is translated from the coding sequence ATGAAAACAATAAAGGGGCAAAATAGAATAAACCAGCAGAATATGGAAAAAGAAACAAAAACAATTCGTTTGATCTATCCTCAATGGCAAGGTGCCAATATCGTAAAATTGATTACAGAGGTTGAAAATCCCGATGATGCCTCAAGGGGATATGTCTTGGGGGCACAACTCTTAAATTTCCTGGCCCCGGACAATGGTCAAGAAACACTAACCGTTCCAGTTTCGACTGAAATCACGGATCGAAAGGTGATAGACGGAGTCCTCGACCGGGATATTATAGTCCGTCAAACAAGAGCTGCATTAAACATGCTACAAGTCAGTAATCCCGATAAAATCGTAACACTCGGCGGAGAATGTTCGGTCAGTGTCGCTCCCTTTACCTACTTGGCTCAGAAATACAAGAACGATGTTGCCCTAATTTGGATTGATGCACATCCCGACATCACACTCCCCGGAGACATCTATCCCGGATTTCACGCCATGGCCGTAACTGCCTGCATGGGATATGGAGACACCAAAATTCTAGCGGAATTACCCACCCGATTTACCCCATCAAACATATTACTCGTGGGATTACGCAACTGGGAACGTGAAGAAATCAAAGAACGCCAAAAGCAATACGGAATAAAACATCTCACGCCCAAAGATGTTGCACAAAACAGTGATGCAATCAAAACTTGGTTGAAATCATGCGGAGCGTCGAAAGTCGTTATCCATTTTGATATGGATGTACTTGATCCTGCCGAAATCATCGCTGCTGTTGGTACAGACCCCGATGGGATGAAAATGGAAGAAGTCATTCGGGTAATAAAGGACATTGCCGCAGAAAAAGAATTAGTAGGCCTGACAATTGCGGAACCCATGCCTCGCACGGCAATCAGGATCAAAAATATGTTACATCAATTACCTCTATTATAA
- a CDS encoding mechanosensitive ion channel family protein — MMLLKIDINKWFSWLNLGIKDPSTASAVEVLLQIAVICLIAFLFTFFLRKGITRVIGGMVRRTKTKWDDIFFEERVFQKIFNLIPPIFIDFAFKIVYGKWQHIELFHRFIVAWILVVAGFVIVAVLDAINRIYDSYPIAKDRPIKVFVQVIKIFVISAIIITIVSEFIGESPRNLLVGLGAFAAVLMLIFKDAILGFVAGVQLLANQMVRIGDWIVMPSNNANGTVLEINLYTVKVQNWDMTITTIPTYQLVSASFTNWRGMQESAGRRIMRYINIDMLSVHFLSDEEIDTLRKSNVLKGYIEDMLPKLDEQNKGISDVLDKRKLTNLGVFRQYAVRWLEANPDLNIDMTYMVRQLQPTATGIPLEVYCFSRIQEWVAYEKVQSDIFDHLLAVIPYFNLRIYQYPEIIKTPN; from the coding sequence ATGATGCTGTTGAAAATAGATATAAACAAATGGTTTTCTTGGTTGAATTTGGGTATTAAAGACCCTTCCACGGCCTCGGCAGTAGAGGTCCTCTTGCAGATCGCAGTCATTTGTCTGATTGCTTTTTTATTTACATTCTTTCTGCGCAAGGGAATAACCCGGGTGATCGGGGGAATGGTGCGTCGTACGAAAACCAAATGGGATGATATTTTTTTCGAGGAGCGTGTTTTTCAGAAAATATTTAATCTGATACCGCCGATATTTATAGATTTTGCTTTTAAAATCGTGTACGGGAAGTGGCAACATATAGAACTTTTTCATCGGTTTATCGTGGCTTGGATACTCGTGGTTGCCGGTTTCGTGATTGTTGCCGTGCTGGATGCGATAAACCGAATCTATGATTCGTACCCGATCGCGAAAGATCGTCCGATAAAAGTTTTCGTGCAGGTGATTAAAATTTTCGTGATTTCTGCTATTATCATTACAATCGTCAGCGAGTTTATCGGGGAGTCCCCCCGTAATTTACTGGTCGGGTTGGGGGCGTTTGCTGCGGTTTTAATGTTGATATTCAAAGATGCGATATTAGGTTTTGTGGCCGGAGTTCAATTACTGGCCAATCAGATGGTGCGTATCGGGGATTGGATCGTGATGCCGAGCAATAATGCAAACGGGACGGTGTTGGAGATCAACTTGTATACCGTGAAAGTACAAAATTGGGATATGACGATCACGACGATTCCCACCTATCAGTTAGTGTCCGCTTCTTTCACGAACTGGCGGGGAATGCAGGAGTCTGCCGGTCGTCGGATTATGCGCTATATTAATATAGATATGCTTTCCGTCCATTTTCTTTCGGATGAAGAAATCGATACTTTACGTAAATCGAATGTCTTGAAAGGGTATATTGAAGATATGTTGCCGAAGTTGGACGAACAAAATAAAGGAATATCTGACGTGTTGGATAAACGGAAGTTGACGAATTTAGGCGTGTTTAGACAGTACGCCGTGCGCTGGCTGGAAGCCAATCCCGATTTGAATATAGATATGACATACATGGTCCGGCAATTACAACCGACGGCAACAGGTATTCCTCTGGAGGTGTATTGTTTTTCCCGGATTCAAGAATGGGTAGCCTACGAGAAGGTTCAATCCGATATATTCGATCATCTGTTAGCCGTGATTCCTTATTTTAACTTGCGAATCTATCAATACCCGGAGATTATCAAAACCCCGAATTGA